Proteins co-encoded in one Nicotiana sylvestris chromosome 7, ASM39365v2, whole genome shotgun sequence genomic window:
- the LOC104229569 gene encoding transcription factor RAX2: protein MGRAPCCDKANVKKGPWSPEEDAKLKEYIEKSGTGGNWIALPQKAGLRRCGKSCRLRWLNYLRPNIKHGEFSDEEDRVICSLYASIGSRWSIIAGQLPGRTDNDIKNYWNTKLKKKLMGFVSSSQKIRPFHQNQHQITTGYNNYYPQILPYSSPSTTLTTLEAYKYSNNNTFPCYETIPTIPSSSFLNTAAAASCTSGITASTSPILQIQESNYVGPTTTTSSDGSAEYENLDFHSYIYNGVIGNEDDQSNSKFLIEGGGKPINGNSCYVEQQNPLDYSSLEEIKQLISSNNNNNVTCNSNLFLDENKIEEKVMMYY from the exons ATGGGAAGAGCTCCATGTTGTGACAAAGCAAATGTGAAGAAAGGGCCATGGTCACCTGAAGAAGATGCAaaattaaaggaatatattgagaAATCTGGCACTGGAGGCAATTGGATTGCTCTTCCACAAAAAGCGG GGCTAAGAAGATGTGGAAAAAGTTGTAGATTAAGATGGTTAAACTATCTTAGACCAAACATTAAACATGGAGAATTCTCAGATGAAGAAGACAGAGTCATTTGTAGCCTTTATGCTAGCATTGGAAGCAG GTGGTCAATAATAGCAGGTCAGTTGCCAGGCAGGACAGACAATGATATCAAGAATTACTGGAACACAAAGCTCAAAAAGAAACTCATGGGATTTGTCTCTTCATCTCAGAAAATCAGGCCATTTCATCAAAATCAACACCAAATAACCACTGGTTATAATAATTATTACCCACAAATTTTACCATATTCTTCTCCTTCAACAACATTAACAACACTAGAAGCTTATAAATATAGCAACAACAATACTTTTCCATGCTATGAAACTATTCCTACAATCCCATCAAGTAGTTTCTTGAACACTGCGGCAGCTGCTAGTTGTACTTCAGGCATTACTGCTAGTACTTCCCCTATACTACAAATTCAAGAAAGTAATTATGTGGGTCCCACTACTACAACTTCTTCAGATGGCAGTGCAGAGTATGAAAATTTGGATTTTCATAGCTATATTTATAATGGGGTTATTGGTAATGAAGATGATCAGAGTAATTCCAAGTTCTTGATTGAAGGTGGAGGAAAGCCAATTAATGGAAATAGTTGTTATGTTGAACAACAAAATCCATTAGATTATAGTAGTTTGGAGGAGATTAAGCAGCTAATTagcagtaataataataataatgttacATGTAATAGTAACTTGTTTCTTGATGAAAACAAGATAGAAGAAAAAGTCATGATGTACTATTGA